One Mycteria americana isolate JAX WOST 10 ecotype Jacksonville Zoo and Gardens chromosome 7, USCA_MyAme_1.0, whole genome shotgun sequence genomic window, tctctcctgcagccccccaagGAGTTCAAGGTGTGGAAGAGCAACGCCGTGCCCCCGCCGGAGTCCTACAGCCCGCCCGAGAAgaagcccccgccgccccccgccctcgACATGGCCATAAAGTGGTCCAACATCTACGAGGACAACGGCGACGACGCGCCCCGGCAGGCCAGCAAAGCCAGGTTTCTGccggaggaggagcaggagccccCGGAATCGGGTGAGGTCCTGGCCTGAGGCAGCTGTGCTTTGCACAGGCGTGCGTGTTCCGAATTCGTGTGCGCAGGGAGGCgaagtgggtgggtgggtgggtgattCTGCGAGGGCTCTGTGACTGGAACCCCGAACTTCCTTCCCCTCGGAGGAAGGTCTGCCGGCCTCTTCTGCCTCCACTGCCGCTCAAGGGCAGAGCGGTAGCTGGCTGCCGGGATGCTTAGGCTTCAGCGCGTGTGTTCTGGTTTTCCTGGAATCAACATAGTCTCTCCAGCGATctttctgctccccttccctTGTCATGAGCGGAAACAGGGAATAATTAAAGAGTCTGGAGAACAGTAGGCGCATGAAACTTACAGGTTCGGTCATGGTACTGCTAAAACAGAAAGTGGTATGAGAGCTTCTTCAAACGCTGCTGCCTTGACCTTAGGTGTAGACGTAGGTGagattatttttataatgtttgCAAAACTTGGGGGCCAAGAGGGGAATTAAATAAAATGTCCGTGTGACAGATTAccgaaaaaaatatttactatccTCTTCACTTTTAATCATGGTACAAGCTGTAATGGTAATCTAGGGAGTAAAGAAATATTTGGCAGGagagaggaattattttttttaaaacttgctgcaGAAAGAGAATAGCCAGTAACAAccaagagaacaaaaccagaagaagaaaTCCTGGGCTTTCAGAACACGTGATAATGTTTTGGTTCGCCAGTAAAGTTGTCAGCAAACCTTTTCCAGAGGAAGGGGTTTTTActattttgctcctttttttgttCTGGGTGTTCCTTCCCCAGTGgcactttttctgtctctgtcttgcTCCATTTGttctgtatgcttttttttttccctccttcacaTTTCTCTCAGTCAACCTTCATCCAAAGACTTAAGAAGATAAACTACTAATTGACCTTGACATTACTTCCTGCttctaaaatgtaattttctggctttttgtcTTATCTATTCAAATAGTAAGTTTTTTAGAACAGGTACTGTATAGTAGCATAACAAGGCCTCTTCTTGGTTATCCTCAATGGTCTGTGGTAGTAATAACAAGTAATCATTCCTGTTCTGTCCATGTCTTGTCCACATGCCAAAAATGAGGATGTTGTCAGTTAATGCTACTGTGTCTTTTTTCCAGGCATCTCAGTTGTTCTGGGATGAGGGGGGTGTTTAAGTTAAAAATACTGGCTTTGCTGACTTTGATTACCTCTGTCTTATTTAAAGATGGTGAAAAAGATGATGAACCAGCTTCTGCTAAGAAACGTAAACTAGACTCTGGGGAGCAGACAAAGAAGAAGAAGTTATAAGCAGGGCGTGCTGGATTTAGCTGTAATGAGAATTTCAGTGAACTTGGATTGCTCTGCTGGAATAGGAAACAAATACACGTTTACCGAATTTCTCTCTCCTATTGGGTGgggaattttatttctgtagtatgCTTGCCTTTTGGAAAGCACAAAATTAAATGGACAGTGTCGTGATAGAAACTCGTCTACTGAACAAAATTTAAACCTGTTTATTTAAAAGAGGGATTTAAAAAGAGGGATCCATGGTGATGGATGCTTGTGCTCATGCAGGTTACAGGATTTCATGGTATTTTGTTTATCAAGAAACCTGGTAACGTGAGCTTTTCTGGACTGACTTTTCCTTTGTGTCAAAACCTTTTATAAAGGAGTATATACTAAAGATTCTTCAAGTACTGTCCTGTGATATGTTTGCATAATGTTGTTTTGAAATGTACGTAAAGACTGCAAATAGGTCACTGGAATAAAACTACATTTGAAAACATCTGCAGTATAAATATTGCATTGCATGCTTGGTGAATAGGAGGGATGAATTCTGTACTGTATGCATTTCAGTGATGTATTTCTTATGACACAACAGATTCCTCAGGGTTTTGTTTGTAATAAATATACAactacaaactgaaaaaaaaatggaccTAATAATGGAGTTTAATATTTGATAATTAGTTTTGATGTTATGTGGTTTGCATCAGTGAAACATGAGACTAACTGATGCAGGAGGAATTGAAGCATTTAGCATATTCTTCCTAAAATTGAAAATAGAATCTAGatatttatgtggaaaaaaattatgacaaaGCTGTGATAGAGTCTTTACTGCcaaattgtatttatttcagtacAAACGGTTGGTAATCTTCTCAAAGTGCTAGTCAGTATATGTTGCATTTGTGATATGCTGCTGCATGGATTTTTTTGGGTCTGTATATGAAAAACTACCAGCAAAACTGGTTTGAAGGGAGGGTTACTCtaggtttattttcaaataaagcttCTGTGCCTTAGGAAATCTGCAATGAGATTAGGCCTACTAATAGAAGTTTTTGTAGTTAAACCATTAATGTAAactcatcatttttattttccttctgtcttgGACTAGCTTTAATTTGGCAGAACAGATTCTGTATGCATATGTGCTAATAtgatgtttatattttttaaagtgagtttttaaaaaaattcttttgaaccTAAATATACagcaaaatgtattcatttttagtGAGTATATGAAGTTAGCAACAGGTTATGCAATTCTAGCCTTGGCAGTGTGATAATGCTTTCTCTGAATCCTTCTCTACCTGCAGACTCCGCAACTGCTCCTTGCCAATTTCACAGGCTGTCGGGCCAAATCCATGATACATTCCACTGTGCTGCCAGTCTGGAAACCATTCAAAAAATGGTACCTGTACACAGCTGAGGGTCCCCCGTGCCCCAGCTCTCCTAGCACAAACCCAAATATCTGACACTGTTGTAGCAGTGAGGGACGATGAGGGACGGTGTCGTAGGCAAAGCTGAGGTAGTGCCAGATCTGCCTACAGTTTCTCAAACTACTCCTTCATCTCAGGTTGCGAAGGCTGGGTTAGAGCAGGGGCTAGGctagcagggagcagagcagagctggcctgCGGGTTGCAAGGGGAAGCCTCCCATGCCCTTGATGATGACCCTGCTGAGTTCCAGCTGGGATGAAGACCCCTTCACAGCAGTCGTATTTATCCCTTGCTGAAATGGAGCCTTCACTAGGTGGACAGCCAGTGGAGCGTGACACTTCAGGAGCTGTGGATATCTGCATTTTGTTGAATTGAGAGACTACAGATGCCTGTACTTTGCTTTGTCTAGAATGCTAATGTAAATTCTCCCTCATTCTAGTAATGGCACATGAAACTTCCACTAAAAGTTGCCATCTAATGCAGACCGGTTCTCTTACAGGAATAGCTGTCTCCATGCAGGTAACGCAGCCTTACATCATCCACTTCAGGATGTGGATTGTCACAAGCTACTTGCGTCGCGGGTCTCTAGCTCCTGTTCATCTGGTATTGAATGGTTTCTGTGAGCTTCGCTTACAAAGAAACGAAGGATGTTTTTCTTGAAGTGCTGAATGTGAAGTCTCTGAATGAAAGGGCTCACTctaatctgttttttttaatgtatctgctGTCCTAATATTGCTAGGTTGAAGGTGCTAATCTTCAGCAAATGTGGTAGGAAAAAGGCTGCTTATGCTCCTTTTTTTAACAGGAATGTGTTTCTACTACAGCTGGCATAGAGACCTGAGGGCAGGGAATAGCAGCAAGCTCCCCTTCAGATATGAAAATCAGATGTTCGGTCAGTTTCCCAAAGGTTCCGTTTGTGTGCAGGCAGCGAGTTGCAGATTACGGTATGTCTAGCAAGACACTTTTTGAGAAATCTGCCTCTGCTATCCTGTATGTACAGAATTTACTCCAGGGTTATGTAGGATGAATGGTACCATTTCTTGAAATCTGAGGGATTTGGCATGAAGTACACAGTTCAATGGACTGCCTAATTCTCAAGTCTTACAATAGTTCTGTTTGCTACTGAAGTGCTCCTTGAAGAGCGTTATAGCTGAAGGTTAATGTCACCAGCTCTGGAAATAGGATGCATTCCCACGACTGCCATGACCAAGGAGGCTTTTGTCCTTGTATTGTTTGCTCTGCTATTCTATGGGCAGCTCAGGAAGTTACCATGCTAATCACTCCTTTTGTTTTCAGATAATATGATATACGTGGTATCCAGTTGTCTTGAAGTTAACACCATCTGATACTCGGTTTCCAAGGAGAAAACCAGCGTGGCTAATGTGGGAGAAGAATGATTAATTGTATTATTTACAGGTTGAGGAAATCTTCATTGTAAGCAGTGACCATGGCAGCTTCCCTATTCAGGAGAAATGGCAAAAGCAactatgctgctttttctttagtAAGACATCTGAAACAAGGCTGTGAGAAAGCCTGTCTGAAGCTGAGTTATCTGGGTGGActggttctgctgctggaagTTTTTTGGTAGAGATGCTTCAGTACATCATCTTCAGGAGAAGATGATGAGAGAAGCGCTAGTGCTGCGGCTTCTGAAGCAAGTCAGATTTCTTGACATAGAGGGCATACAAAAAAGCCCAGAGCAggtgttgtaataatcaaatgtaagcatacaattcacataatgttgatgttgctatagaaatccattgtagagccctaccctatctccataggaacttagacaatgtacctttgtctaataagcaggatatGGCTGTCGAAAGGAGAAGTCTAACTGATGTATTACtggtctagttagtaaaccatgaagaactgcttaggtctgccaaaaaagtaggaaactaggggaaaggtaattgcggcagggggagatcgtgaccaccgaCTCACAGACCACCTACCCCGATTATACCACCAACTccaatgatgaagttgaagaagaacaactaagcctgcgtactaatttacatgctgggcgaTGAGATTTTAACCAATtgtttaatagaagaatactgcatatctattaggaagttgaatatgttaatgctttgtgtataaataactgttatttTGAAGGCTTGGTGTGCTGgcttgggacaggcacccatatctgtgcaaatatgcaataaaatacctctgctctgtgtgtatactggcattttgcacaccaggtaaacgaacTTTGATTTTTGGGGCAACACAGGGAGGGGACTGAGCTTTCTGAGTTCAGAGATAACAGACAGCATGTGCATTTTATTGTAACTAAATGAGATTGCATGAAAGAAATGTTATGCTTGTATCATCAGTGACTTACAATGCAAACAACTACAGAACTCCCTGTAGTGGAAAAAAATGCTAGAGTCCTAACTGTGGTGAGAAAATGGCTGGAAAGGCACAAAATGTTTCCATGATCGGCTTTGATAGTATGGTACTTACTAAGTAGTACTTCTGCGGGGAAAAAACCACAGGTATCTATAGCTGGTACAAAGAGGCTGTTGGGAAATGGCTGGATTGAACTGGATAGAATGTAGCTACTagccaggagaggaagaaaaggagagaaatcatGCTGATTTTGCCGAGGATCTGCAAGGTCTTACTCAGATACCATAAAAAGCTTCTAAGAAAAATGGGCAATAGGCTAAATTATGAATGCTCATCTGGAGCTGGGCTTCTAGATCAAGATTACTGATAACGCATCCATGGTGTTCATAGCTACGAAGCTGTAAAATTACCAGCCATCGTTCAAGTTCCTCAATAAGTCACTAGACAGAGCATGACCGGGAAAGATACAGTCACGATAAGCCTTGCAATTACGGGAGTGCATCCAACAGTCCTCCAAAAGGGGATTTAAGTCTTCTCCGTCCCCTTTTTGCATGATTAGAAATGACACAGatttacaaaacaagaaaaattgatAATGATGCAGTGCTTAAAGGAAGCAGATCATGTAAGTGTGAAGAAATGAGTAATAagattttctcatttgttttgaatggagaagagggaaagacTCTGAAGAAGCTGAAGGACAAAGCTTGGTGGAACAAGAAACAGACTTGTAGGTTTTCTTCAGGTTTGGGCAGCTAATAATGAAAAATTGGCTGCTTTGTGAATCAGGATCAGTGAAATGCATGAGCAAGCACTTACTAAACTTAAACTGATAGCTCAGATGTTCAAAAACTCTAACTAGAGAACAGTTTATCCTGGATTGTCTTTCAAGAGGAGACAGTGACAGCGAACATACACCCCCGCTGGCAAATGGGGAAGATTGGCTCTGAAAAGGAGCCCTCTATTGACTCATCATTGCACTGTTTTCATGATGAATCAAATGTGATGATGATCATTATgtgtaacagggaaaaaaaggcagtaaaaacgCGTACAAGTTTGATCTGAGAAAATTCTCTTAAAAATTTGTCAGGATTAGAAAACCGGTGGCTGGAAGGCAATTAATTTGCAATGAACACACTGTGTTGCCTCCAGATGCTGGCACAATAGCAGCTACATTACTTGGATTTCCAAGGAAGTCAGGATGATCTGGAAAAGAAGAATTCACATCAGTATAGAAGTACAGCTGTTGAGGATAATGGCTTTCATGGCAGGCAGCGCTTAGCGCTTCCTCCCAGAAATGCTGATGGGAGGTTGTTGCAAGGCATCCCTCTGTTAGTCTGCTATTCCTATGCGGCAGCTTGATGCGTGCTAACGCTATTGAAGAACTGATTCATTTACAAATGGCTTGTGATAAGCTTAAGGCTGCCGATCTGAAAGTGAATCCAGGGAAATGCAGTGTGTTCCACAAAGAGTAATTTATCGTGAACCTGGAATCAGCGCAGGAGGAGGATTTTTTatcaaaggagagaaagagaagctgtgCGGCACTGGCTGGCTCGCTCTTTCTCTGGTGACAGGAAGCTCATTTGCCAGCTTGCTAATCTTGCAAAATCATGGCAGAATTTGGATGAAAAGATGTAATGCTTTCAGTCAGCAGCAGGATAcaatttgggttttcttttcaggCTTGAAAGGCTCTTGTGCCTGTTTCTGTCTTAGCTTGCTGATTTTTTCCAAACCCCTTTGACTACTGGTCACAGATGTTTGTGCTTTTGCTTTGGGTGTGGGTTTGATGTGAGAACAACACGGGACCATCTCAAAAGCGTGGAAGCTGATTACAGCTGAAATGTGAGTTCTTCAAGGATAAATGACTGCACCAGTTGAAAGGGACCCCTGGCAAGGGCTACAGCTGtgcagcatttccattttgagagaaaaatgtgtaaGGACGCCCACAATTACTCGGTAGACTGGAAAATACTGGAGGGTTGGTGTCCGAATAGCTGGAAAAACCCCAGCACCATCAGGTCTGGGCACAAGCATGGTTGTACCGGTGCCCTGCGGAGGTGAGCTTGTTGAGAGGCCAACTGCTGTAGCAGCAACAGCGTGGAAATGGCTGCCCAGGCGTGCCCAGGAGGAGATGCCGACTCCTCTCCCTATAATTCACAGGAGAGCAAACGTTACAGAGCAAAAAACCTCTCAAAAAGAAGACTAGCATGGGATGTGTTTAGAAAACTTGAACAAATGGAGGCACCTTGCTAAGAAATCTGATTCCATTACTGCCAAAGGCATTTTCTGGATGCATTGACTAAGGTGACGTTTAAAGAACGATGCAACAAGAGGCGGCGATTAGCTAGGCAGTCTGCAGCTGTCTCAAAATGTCAAGACTGAAACAAAAGCAGGATTTCTGTAGAGTAAAATGttggcaaaatacagaaaattgctGAAAGGAATACAGTGTTTTCATTGCACAGGAGGCTTCCCGTGGAACATGGGAATCTCAGGGAATGGTTCTGTTCCCGAGACAAACGTGTTGGTAGTAGTGGACTGCTTTCTAAAAGCTTGTAAGTCATATAATTAGGAACCAAGAAATAGCAGGAATAACAGAGGGGCAGAGATTCCAGTCAGGTAGTTCTTCATGTGTAGAGTATCACAGACCAAAGGGAGCAACATCGTCTTCAGAGGAGTCTACAGAATTTGTGTTGCTGATAGAAATGTGCAAAAATCAGTTGGGCCTGGAAGGTGGAGTCACACCAGAGATTGGAATGGGTTTGTGCTGCTGGTTCCTTTGAACTATTTTCTTCAGGGCACTTctgaaaaaagcaggaattttcaGGGAAGCCAGGACCTGTGGAGCTGGATTGACAGAAGAATGCAATGAATTCAATGAATGGAGATAAGCATTTTTGGTCCTtatcaaataattttatcagtGCTCTTCATTTAGAAGATGAAGTGCTCTTCATCTTTAGAATGCTTTTGTCTTGGTAGCTTCAAAAGATAAATCACATCTTTGCTTTGCTGTAGCTGTGAGGAGCAACACAAGGACTCTGTGTTTTGCTGTCTTCTAACAAGGTGAACTCAGTCTTTGGAGCAAACATTGGTTTCCCATCCCTTTGCTTAACTTCTCTCACCATCTGTTCCTTGGTGTAGATGGACtgatatgaaaacaaatacaggatTAATACAGCGTAACCCCAGGAAAGTGTAATGGGGAGTTAAATCTAAACCACAGGACTTATCAGGAGAGGATTAACATATCCTcaaaccaacccaaccaaccaaacaacatcccctcccagcagcaggctCCCAGCAAAAGTAATTGGGGAGCCTTTCTGTTGGGAAGCAGAACATGGTCCGGTTTTGTTAAGCACGTAACTTCTCTGGCACAGGGTGGTAAGGGATGCCTTGAGGAACCAGAGCAGGTAATGTGAGAGACTAATTTCACTTCTTTCATAGGAAGGATCACACCTACTTAACAAAGACCTAAAGAAGggttttgcaaaaaatgtttctctgttaGGCTTCTGGTCTAGAAAAAGTATCACTTCCTGTTGTAACTAGAAGATGCTTAAGAGAAATGCACAAATCCCTTCCTTAGGACtgataaaattgtattttgtgaGACTAAGAGCTTATATATTGTCTGAAATGTTTCAAAGAGTTGTATTATTTAATGTAGTTATCAGGTTGGCAATGGCAAAGGCTTGTTTGAAAACATACTGTTTTAATAGTTAGGAATACTAATTTTTATACGAGATCTAAGGTTTTGCTTACCATTAGTGACTTGTTCTCACAGGAACCTTTGTGTATGCCTCTTGGATAGTTGTAAATAAGCTGACAGTTTAAATAAGCCCTGTCGCCATGATCTTTGACATAGTAATGAAATACTGCTTACATCTTACAAActttaaatttttcaaattatcTATATAAAGCAACACATAGACTTATATAAGACAACACAGTTATATGCTATAGaattattacattattataaCATTAATGGATTCATTGCATTATTTCCCCACAGAAGCATAATTGACACCTCAAGCTGGCAATATGAAAATAAGTAGAATCCATGTCATTAAGTGATTCCAATGCTGATGAAACAGGGAGACTTACCTGATACAGACTGTATATATCGAAATTCAGGGCTCCTTGAATGCTCAAGAGCCAGCGGCAGATAAATTCTGGTCTGACCTCGTGAGGGTCCCAGGTGTGTATCGTCCCCAACCTCCTGCTGGGGATCCCCTATCTCCCTGCCTTTTCTCAGCCTCCTTGGGACAGCTCTTGAGTCAGTAAGGTTCATGGGCTGGCAGAAAGATGCACTGCTCCATCGGCAAAATCATCCAACAGACCACTGGGCAAATGAAGCCCTGCAGTAATTTAGCTCTTACGCTGAACATTTGCTGGCTTTTCAGCTGTGCTACTCCAGTAGAGGGTGCTTTTGTTAACTGCTGGCATGGTGCCTGTTTGAATTTGCAGTACTACTTTAAACTACAGACCCTgattttcttctagttttcttTCTAATACTTGATTAAGTGTCTCTTGAAACAGTACACATCTATTTTGGTTGCTTTCTTGATACCTTGCTCTAGATTTTCTCCGTACTACAAAGgctttttaaacagcttttgcaCTGTAAATTTCACATAATTTTTGAATTGCTCTCTGGGGAGAGTTACtgtaatcttttctctttcaaaaacaatTCTTACATTGATGGATcacaatgaaaaaattatttggcaAACACAATTTTAGTCAAGTGTGTTTGTCTGCAACaaagcagtgaaaaccagcacgAAAATAATGAATGGTTAAATGTCACGCTAAACTTCTATTTCAGACAAACTAATTACTGAGTTTCAAAGTTTGTAACTTAGTAGAGAAAAGCCCAAGAACAAGGGTTTTATCGTGTTGTGCCTGAAAGAGGAATGGTTGGTTTAAATTTAAGAACGCTCAAAAACCCccttatttctgcaaaataagaaAGTGAGGAAGAATTGGCTTTGAAAAGTTGCATTTATCTAATTTCCCATGGACTCATAAGCTTCTTTCATAGAAAGTTACAAAAATAAGGCTGGAACGTACCTTCCCCAAGGTGCCCCAGCCCCTTGGCTGCCCCAGGCTGGCCAGCCGGACCCACGCCATTCCTGGCAGACCTCTCGGCTCTAAAACAATGATCTCTCGGCTCTAAAACAATGATCGAAGGGAAGACAGCAATGCAACGAGCACCGCCAGCCCTCCTTCCAGTGTCGGCAACTTAGTGCATTAATGCATCAGTAGAAATCAGCAAAAACATGCAGTTGAACAAGAGAGTTTACagctttcttctccattttgGGGAAGCATATAACCCTCTCGAGCAGCTCTATGGTTCGTAGTTTTGTTCATACAGAGCAAGGACTCCTATGTAAGCACAGGTGTAAATGGCTCAGGATGATGTATTCGGagttataaaatgttatttatctcAGGTTTTGCCTTGGTTCTTTGGTTGTGACATAGCcaagggaaaaacattttatgtaatttttaaaaaattagcgAATTCTAAGCAAAATGACAGAATTATAGCAAAAGACCTCATTTCTGTGGGCAGTTTGTCTGGTCATGGAACCTGCTCCAGTGCACTGCGTCCAAGTTTCCCTGGAGCAAACTTCTGCTGAGGATTGTGTTGCTGCTGTACTGGGGCAGCTCCAGAGAGGTTTTAACAGTCAGGCCCTGCAGTTCACTCAGAAGTTAAATTAGCCCTTAAAACCAACTTTTCCCTCAAGACTCCTcagaaggaatgaaaagaaactaCCATTATCCTTGAGAAAAGAAATGGGGGTCCTAGAGATGGAACTGACCCACTGTATGTGTTcaggcttttaattaaaagacttcatttaatttttcacaGGATTTTGGCAGCGTACGAAGCTAAAAGTTAATGGTCTTTGCTGTGGAAATACCTAATGTGATTTCCTTAAAGGGCAAATGTTGCCAGGGGCTGAATATGCCCCCTGGTAGGTGGAAACTTCACTTGATGCCTGCTTTGCCTACAGCGAAACAGTAATGCTGGGGCTACGCAGTTGCCTTCATTGATTGCTCTGAAATTCAGAGTTTAGTAAGTAATGTAAAGAGGTTTAAATGAAGCAGTCATTTTACGGTGGGAATATTTTGCAAaacctgatttttgtttttccttctcattctgCAAAAGTCCCATAGATTTTAATAGCATTCTGCAGAAATTAACCTGAAAAACTATCACATTTAGTAACAGCACTAATTCCCAGGAAAGTCTGCAGGATTTTCCATCAGAGCTGTGTTTATATCCCAGATTGTGCATATGTACTTgagtattaaaaaacagaaataaaagcagctggGAAATTGGCTCTCCTGGTACTTGGGAAATAATCCATTTCAGAAGGTCAGTTCCATCTCGTTTTTCTCAGTTGTATTGCAtatggcttttgttttttaaataagtaagtAGCTCTTCTGTTTTTATAAGAATAAGCAGTTTTACTGACTCTCCTGGTTAATGCTATAGTGTTGTTAGGAAGCTGTATGGGATATAACCACTTCAATTCTATTTCTGATATCATGTTAAAGGATGCTCTTTAATCTGTGGCTACATTTACATTAGTAAGTCATTTGGCACAACAGGAGAGTGCCTGTAATGTGAACTAGTCCGTGCTGTGGGCTAGCTCTGCTTTGCTCCCATGGGCTCAACGCCCAGCAGCAGTCCCAGTGCATTACATGCACTCCTGGAGTGCATCTTCTGGTTtgagtttcatctgaaaggaatccaGCTGGTGCACTctcaaaaccaaagcagagtCTGCCAGGCTGATAGGGAGAGTCACTTCAAAAGCAGCCTCCTCATCCAAACCGAAATACTTCTGCAGTCACACCCTGCCTGTGCGAGGAGCCCTGCACAGAACCGGAGTGTCTCTGGGACACGCCTTCGCACCCAAAATACGCCTTGCTGGGAAAAACACAACTGTATTCAAGGTTTGTGCTCTTGGTAGCACGCCAATATTGCCTTCTAAACTTAGCTTTTTCCTCAtcttagtgggtttttttggtagtaaTTGATTCACTGGTTCTTGTATTAAGTACGAGGGGTGGTGGAGAATGAGAGCGAGAGTAAATTGCAGCACTGATGATTGTTCGTCTGTTCCCAGACCATTAACATTTCTCCTTAGAGATGCCACACTCATTCCTGCAAGAATCTCTGCGTGTGTACGAAGCTCAGCTATGTATGAGTCCCACTGTAGGCAATGGAAAGCCTGTTGTATATGAAGCTAATCACACACGTGAATTTACCCTGCCAGGGGCCATAGCATTGAGCCTCTCATTCTTGGTAGGGGCTGAAGCCTTGTTGTGCACCGAGCAGTAGAATAAGGAAAGTGATTCGTGTTTTTTTACTCCTAGAAAGAATGGATCCCTTTCCCCTCCCTATGCTTTCTTCTCAAGAAAACTTAACTAGCATCTGAATTTAGCAAgcttgcaaaagcatttttttatttcaatatagttgtcttaaaagattaatttctccCTGAGGACATTTGGGCAAAGTGGAGAGAGAGATTGATCATTTCCAGATGCTCTTTGCTGACAGGtaaagaaaaattctgctttagGTTAACATTTgtgaatgtatttaaaaaacacatattttGTACACAAATCTGACAGGGAGAGTGCAAGCCAGTACAACAGGCATCTTAAAAGTGCCTGAGATGCATAGATTTGCATTGTCATAGCTGCATTAATAAGATGGGGCTTGCTCTTGCTGACTGGGCTAAAAGCCTTTGGAGCTTCCCTCTGTGCATCTCCTATGGACAAGTAGAGGAGATGGATGTATCTTCCAGACAGAAACGCAGAGGCCGTGTTCAGCGTGTTTCGCAGTAGACAATTGACTCAGCACTGCTTGCTGAATCGGacatataaaaatacatcatTCACCTTTTCTTTGATGCTCTGAGTACATTTCCTAATGGGATTCCTAAACATTGCATACCAAGTGCTGGCAAGACTTGGCACAGTGAACAACAAGGTGTTTGACTTTGGGCTTCTGGGGAGTACACCGAATTAGAGAAGCAGGGAGGGCTGATGTCTTACATGTTATCTGAGAAGGGAGCCAGTCGGAGAGGGCGACTGTGCATTCGCCCCCTGCTCGCCGTGCACTCTGTCTCGCCTCCCCGCCAGCAGCTGCAGTCACTACTGCTTTTGCCTCTGCACAAGAAATCGATGCTTACTTTGCTGTTGGCTCTCTTGCCTGGCAGTAGTCTCTAATGACTACAACATGAGGACTTCTTAATGGTGAAAGCTGA contains:
- the C7H1orf52 gene encoding UPF0690 protein C1orf52 homolog; amino-acid sequence: MAAEGEDPLGYFAAYGSSSSDSEADEPQADERQAGGGAAAGGSPGRRPRLPPPDELFRRVSQPPAFLYNPLNKQIDWESRVLRAPEEPPKEFKVWKSNAVPPPESYSPPEKKPPPPPALDMAIKWSNIYEDNGDDAPRQASKARFLPEEEQEPPESDGEKDDEPASAKKRKLDSGEQTKKKKL